From a single Micromonospora pallida genomic region:
- a CDS encoding NAD+ synthase: MPTLRLALAQVNPTVGDLVGNAELVRAWTRRAADAGAQLVAFPEMVLTGYPVEDLVFRRSFVAASRDALHRLAAELAADGFGDLPVVVGYLDADGPPQVSSDAEPGRGARNAAAVLHGGTVAATYFKHHLPNYGVFDEDRYFVPGDTLTVVRVGGVDVALTICEDLWQAGGPFAVARQAGVGLVVNINGSPYELNKDDIRRPLVSRRAVEAGAAIAYVNMIGGQDELVFEGDSMVVAADGTLLARGPQFVEHLLVHDLDLPAAPDRGAPASGELADGMRVSRTRISDAGAAPAGPPALGGIIEPAADEAEVWQALVLGLRGYVDKNRFPSVVLGLSGGIDSAVVAALAVDALGPQRVVGVSLPSQHSSEHSREDAAELAKRTGLDYRVEPIQPMVDTFLANMSLSGVSVENLQARVRGVILMALSNQEGHLVLTTGNKSELAVGYSTLYGDSVGGYNPVKDVWKTLIWRLAKWRNADAASRDETPPIPENSIGKPPSAELSPGQLDSDTLPDYAVLDPILIGYVDGDLGRDGLVEAGHDPALIDRVLRLVDTAEYKRRQSAPGTKISMKAFGRDRRLPITNRWREHG, encoded by the coding sequence ATGCCCACCCTGCGCCTCGCCCTCGCCCAGGTCAACCCCACCGTCGGCGACCTCGTCGGCAACGCCGAACTGGTCCGCGCCTGGACCCGCCGGGCGGCGGACGCCGGTGCCCAGCTCGTCGCCTTCCCGGAGATGGTGCTGACCGGCTACCCGGTCGAGGACCTGGTCTTCCGCCGGTCGTTCGTGGCCGCGTCCCGGGACGCGCTGCACCGGCTCGCCGCCGAGCTGGCCGCCGACGGTTTCGGGGACCTCCCGGTCGTGGTCGGCTACCTGGACGCCGACGGGCCGCCGCAGGTCAGCTCGGACGCCGAGCCGGGGCGGGGGGCCCGCAACGCCGCCGCGGTGCTGCACGGCGGAACGGTGGCGGCCACCTACTTCAAGCACCACCTGCCCAACTACGGCGTCTTCGACGAGGACCGCTACTTCGTGCCGGGCGACACGCTGACCGTGGTGCGGGTGGGCGGGGTGGACGTGGCGCTGACCATCTGCGAGGACCTCTGGCAGGCCGGCGGCCCGTTCGCGGTGGCCCGGCAGGCCGGCGTCGGGCTGGTGGTCAACATCAACGGCTCGCCGTACGAGCTGAACAAGGACGATATCCGGCGGCCGCTGGTCAGCCGCCGGGCCGTCGAGGCCGGGGCGGCCATCGCGTACGTCAACATGATCGGCGGCCAGGACGAGCTGGTCTTCGAGGGCGACTCGATGGTGGTGGCCGCCGACGGCACGCTGCTCGCCCGGGGCCCGCAGTTCGTCGAGCACCTGCTGGTGCACGACCTGGACCTGCCGGCCGCCCCCGACCGGGGCGCGCCGGCCTCCGGAGAGTTGGCCGACGGGATGCGGGTGAGCCGTACCCGGATCAGCGACGCCGGGGCCGCGCCGGCCGGACCGCCGGCCCTCGGCGGGATCATCGAGCCGGCCGCCGACGAGGCCGAGGTGTGGCAGGCCCTGGTGCTGGGGCTGCGCGGCTACGTCGACAAGAACCGGTTCCCGTCGGTGGTGCTCGGCCTCTCCGGCGGCATCGACTCGGCGGTGGTGGCGGCCCTCGCGGTCGACGCGCTCGGCCCGCAGCGGGTGGTCGGGGTCTCCCTGCCCAGCCAGCACTCCTCCGAGCACTCCCGGGAGGACGCGGCGGAGCTGGCCAAGCGGACCGGCCTGGACTACCGGGTCGAGCCGATCCAGCCGATGGTGGACACCTTCCTGGCGAACATGTCGCTGTCCGGAGTGAGCGTGGAGAATCTCCAGGCCCGGGTTCGTGGGGTGATCCTCATGGCGTTGTCCAACCAGGAGGGGCACCTCGTCCTCACCACCGGCAACAAGAGTGAGCTGGCGGTCGGCTACTCCACCCTCTACGGCGACTCGGTCGGCGGCTACAACCCGGTCAAGGACGTCTGGAAGACGCTGATCTGGCGGTTGGCGAAGTGGCGTAACGCCGACGCGGCCAGCCGGGACGAGACGCCGCCGATCCCGGAGAACTCGATCGGCAAGCCGCCGAGCGCCGAGCTGAGTCCCGGGCAGCTCGACAGCGACACCCTGCCCGACTACGCGGTGCTCGACCCGATCCTGATCGGCTACGTCGACGGCGACCTGGGCCGGGACGGACTGGTCGAGGCCGGACACGACCCAGCTCTGATCGACCGGGTGCTGCGGTTGGTGGATACCGCCGAGTACAAGCGCCGGCAGTCCGCGCCGGGCACGAAGATCTCGATGAAGGCGTTCGGCCGCGATCGGCGGTTGCCGATCACCAACCGGTGGCGCGAGCACGGCTGA